The window TGATATATTGCAACTCTTTTTGCTTTAACCCCAACAGCTTAACTTATTCCTTTTTCCCTCATATCTTTCCCCAGTTTTCCCTTAAATGTAtttctgccattcaccttattcaCACCGTGTGCCGGGAATTCTATACCCTCCTCATTCTCTGAATCCTGAATTCTGTCAAATGACTTGTTGGTGAGTCTTTGATGTTCTTGGCCCCTGGTCAATTCACTCATTACAACTTGTGCAGTATCCCTGGGTCTCCTTCAAAACAGAGAGAGCTATAAAGTTAAAAACAAGTCCTCattcacaaaataaaaaaaaactcatttgttTCCCCCTCAGAGGTgttgtctaaaattgggataTGGTGTCCCCTGCTGTCCAAAGTTTGTAATTGgttcaatttcaaaataaagcTTTCAATACAGAATGACTAAAAGGTCACAAAGCATGTCCGCATCTCATCTTCAAtgtatgccccctagtattagacatttcaactctgggaaaaagattctgaccatcaacgcTATCTATGCATGTCATAGTATTATAGACTATTATCAAGTTTCCACTCAGCCTCTGTTACTCAGAGAAAACAGCCAGAGAttttctaacctctccttatagctcataccctgtaatccaggcagcatcctgggaaacatcttctgcaccctctccacatctttcctacgaTGTGGCGACCAGAGTTGAAGGCAACACTCTAAGTGCAGCCTAACCAACGTCTTATTAAGCTACATTCATGGAAGtgattgtggtcccagcactaaaTTCATGACTCCTTGTCAATCATAAAtgtatctaactcagccttgaataaatccTGTGAGCCAAGGACTAATTTCCGATCACTCATCTCCGTGCTCGATGCACTTATCTAGTCCAGCAGAACTTTATCTTGCTCTAGTCTCCCGCAAGCTAGGTTATGATCTCTGACTGATTGAGTGCCGGACTCTCAGATCCAGACATGCAGCAACACCCAACGTCAGCACGAACCAGGATATTTAGTAGACATTGCATCGAGAGGTAGTCCTATGAGCTCaacaagttgcagcatgctggaAGTAACCAGCAGGGAATATCCATCAGCAGCGACTGCTGCCAAGTCGCATGATGTTGTTGTGATGTTATTGGAATTCAGAAACTTTCAAACGTAGGCTTCTCCTGGTTCAAGTTTCTATCCCCCAGCAGTTTCTCATCAGAAAGCAGCCAGCAACGTggaaatccacacacacacacacacacacatacccacacacagacacagacacagacacacagaaagacacacacatacacacacacacacacgcacacacacacacagacatacccacacacacagacacagacacacatacacacacacacaaagacatacacacacacagatacacacacacacacagacatacccccacacacacatacatacccacacacacagacacagacacacacaaagacatacacacacacagatacacacacacgcacacacactctctctcacacacacatacaaagacatacacacacagatacacacacacacacactctctcactcacacacacacacacacacacatacagacaaacacacactctctatcatacacacatGGGcgctctctttcacacacacacatacaaacacacagacacaatgtgtctttctctctcacatgcacacagacatagacacacacacagacacacacccacacacacagaggcacacacacagacagacacacagaaacacatccacacacacacagacactcacaaacacagacacacgcacagacacaaaaGCTTAGACACACAACgactcagacacacatacacactcagatACAAGGAGACAGTCTCCTACACCCACAGTCATATACAAAACGCTCGGAcggacacacactgacacagatgCAAACAAagacaatctctcacacacaaacacacaaacttaCTCTCAGATACTCAGATACACACAGATGCAAATACtaagacacagagagacacacagatatagGCACACATATACAGACCGACACATGCACAAACtctcagacacacagatacacacagacacacacgtttagacacagagacacacaagaCATAGACACACAATACACAGACActtacacatagaacatagaaaagtacagcaccatACAgccttttggccctcaatgttgtgctgacccgagctactctaagatcaaacaaacCTACATACTGTACTTtatactatcatccatgtgcctatccaagagttgctaaAAGTCCATcatatatctgactctaccaccaacactggcagtgcattccacacacccaccaccttctgtgtaaagaacctacctctgacatctcaccaaaaccttcctccaatcaccttaaaatcagGCCCACTGGTGATAGCCAttgccatcctgggaaaaagcacctagctatccatgcctctcatcatcttgtccaCAGAAATAAAGTTGAGGGAGGACAAACCATGAAAGATTAGACACTCCAGATGGGactcaaacccacaatcactggcttaggaggccagtgccttatccattaggccacggGAGCTACAGGTGCACCATtggccacagacacacacatatatactgacagtgacacacacatatacacggaTACAGACACACggacatagacacacatacacacagacatgggcTGACACAGACTCGAACAAAAACACGCACACAGTCACTCAGACACATACATTATCAAGTGCTCAAGCAGCATTAGCATATTTTAAGAGTACAATGCTCAATATTGGAAACTTGTTAAAACTGCAATTCTGTTCagagaacataggacatagaacatttcagcgcagtacaggcccttcagccctcgatgttgcgccaacctgtcacaccaatctgaagcctatctaacctacactatttcatatatgtccatatgcttgttcaatgacgacttaaatgtacttgaagttggtgaatctacttccgttgcaggcaaagcattccatactcttactacTGTTCAGTTTAATAACTGCTCATGTGTTGCTTTGTCAATAAAATTGAGTGAATggcagcctctgcagaatgtctCTTAACCCTAAACTGGGAAAGTCGATTGAGCAGATGTAGCTCACTCTCATCCTGGTTTTGAACCTCTCGATTTCCTtgccttcctccttctctctaccCCCCATCTTGCCCTCCAtgctgtctctccccccccctttgCTAGCCTCGAACCATGCTTTTATCACTGCCCTGTCCTCAAATCCCCTCCTCTGGCTCAGGgtccattttgtttttgtatgcTTACAGCTCACGACCCCCATAGAGGCTTGGGACTCCATGTTCCATCAGAGGTGCCATGTGATAATGCCAATGATGGTGTGGATCTCAAGGGAAAGCCTTGGTTATGGAATGTAGCTGGAGCTGGGATCAAATAAAGCAGGAGCCTTGACAGGGTCTTTCGGAGTTTGCAAACCCTGATGCCAGGGGCTTAAAAACCCACTGACCCCACCCCAACTGCCGTCTGCCTCACCTAATATCCCATAGTCCATAATCCTGGAATTCTATAATCCATAATCCTGGAATAGCCACAGTTCACAGTCCTGAAATTCTCCCTAACTGACAGTCCTGGAATGCCTGGAGCTAATAGTCCTAGAATTCCGATAGTTCATTCTCTTGGAATTCCATAATCGATAATCCTAAAATTTCCAAAATccatatcctggaattcccataGTTCCTATTCCTGGAATGCCGCaactgaaaatcctggaattcataCTGTTCATTGTCCTAGAATTCTCATAGATCATAGTCCCGGAGTTCCATAATCgataatcctggaattcccataATCCATAGCCTTGGATTTCCATAATCCTGTCTTGGATTTCCATAAATAATTTTCCTGCAATTCCCCATAGTCCATAGTCTGAGAATTCAATAGTCAATAGTCGTGGAATTCTGCAATCCAGCATTCAGGAATGCACCCCCAAAACCCAAAACCCTGATCGCAAAAGAGGGCTggaacttttggaatattgactACAAAAGTTTTATCTCTCCAAAGGACATAGTTCAGTCCCATATAGATTACGTCTCATTATTCTGTAACTTAACCCGTGCTGATAATCAATTCCAATGTCACCAGTAAGAGCTTTGAGTTCAATTCTTTGAGGCAAATCAAAGGGGGAAGCTGATTCGTAGTCTCTGGCTCCtcttacacgcacacacagacacacacacacacacacacaaagacacagacacgcacgcgcacagacacaaagacacacacacacagatgcgcacacacagacacacgcacatatacaaacacaggcacacgGACACGCACtcaaacatgcacacagacatagacacacacagacaaacacacaccgaggcacacacccacacacatacacacacttacatacacacacacgcacaaacacagacacacacgcacactcacagagacacacgcgtatacatggacacacacacacacacatacacagatgcagacacaaagacacacacacaaacacacacagaaacatgcacacagacacacacaaacaaacacacaccaagacacacatccaaacatgtacacacacttatatatacacacacagacaaacatacaccgagacacacaccctcacacatacacacactcacatacagtcACAGACaaacgcagacacacacacaaacacagacacacacacacaaacacacatacagcatTCAGGAAAGCACCCTCCAaaacccccatccccacacctaCACCCCTCAGCCACTCCCGGTGCCACccccccgcccacacacacacacacacacacacgcacacacacacacacacaccccagtggCACTGTGGATCGCCCTGCAGCAAACAGACTGGAGCATTTAGAGACAgcagctctccaccaccaccaccatctcaaaggCAACTGGGGACAGACAAGAAATGCTGCCAAATATCAAACTCATCGGCTTGAATGAGGGGCACCTGAAACCAAACAGTGACAGAACTGGAGGTCTCTGGGTTAAGGTTGGGACAAATTTGGAGGAGTTTCATCCTCATCGGAAACACTCCGTTTGGGGGAATGGGATTGGAGGGGGGTCAGGAATTGGAATTATTTTGAAATCCGCAGTACTGAGAACGTTAATGACACCACCCAAACTCTGAAGGAGCTCCAACCCTAAAAGGGGCTggaacttttggaatattgacgAGAAAAGTTTTATCTCTCCAAAGGACATAAATTACTGCCATATAGATTATGTCTCATTGTTCTGTAACTTGGCCCGTGCTGATAGTCAATTCCAATCTCACCAGTAAGAGCTTTGAGTTCAATTATTTGAGGCAAATCAAGGGGGGAAGCTGATTTGCAATCTCTggcccctctctcacacacacacgcgtgtgcacacacacacacaaacacagacacaggcacacaaacacagatacacagtgacacacacacaaatgcagacacagacacacacaaacacagacagagacacatacaGAGGCAAATACAGGCACACaaagacaaacacagacacacagagacacacacacacacacaaacacagacacacacactctcacacgtgcacacatagacaaacacagacacacacacaaacaggcacaaatagagacacacacacacacacatacacacacacaaacacaaatagagacacatacagacaaacacagagatacacactgaCATAAACACCTTCATGcccgtgcacacacacaaacacagattcacagtgacacacacacacacacacacaaacgcagacacatactcatgcacacacacacacacacacacacacacacaaacacacacagacagagacacatatACAGACAAACACGGTCACATaaagacaaacacagacacacacacaaacacagacacacacagtctcatacacacacacacaaacatagaaaacatagacacacaggcacacaaacacacacacagacacacatacatggagacacacacacacacccacatacacatacGTGCACGcacatacacgcactcacacaaacacagacagagacacacacagacaaacacagacacacagagacacacacacacaaacacagacacacggagTCACACACGCAAACGCAGACACACagcaacacagacacacacacacacaaagacacatagatacacgcactcacatgcacacagacacacacccacacacacatgcacccatgCACAAACTCATGTGCActgactcacacatacacacgcacagagtGTTGATTGTTGTTGCAATGGTGAGAGGTGGGCTGTGCAGTttgaagggggaggggtgtgCTCTgactcccacacagacacacacacacacagacacacacacacacacacacacacacacacgcacagagtgtCGACTGTGAGAGGTGGGCTGTGCAGTttgaagggggaggggtgtgCTCTGACTCCCTGGCAAGTTACAGAAACTTTCACAAATGGAAAGGCTTTTAATATCGGGCCAATAGCAGAGTGACACAGTTGCTATTAAAGACACCGGAGCTTGTGTGAATGACCTCTGGCTGGTTTGGACGTTCAAATATGGCAATGTGATGCCACAGCCATGTCAGGGAAGACTTTATTAAAAGCATCCCATGACTCGACAAAGGATTGATTTGCAACGGTGATTGGACAGAAGGCATCGCAAGCAAAGGAGCACCTGGTGTTATCAATCAAGCGGGTCGATCATTTTGTGAACTCCGGTGATCCAGAGGAGCTGCTTTAGTTCAGAGCCTGACTGTCCTCAGTACTTTCTCCCGTTTTGGATTTGTCTCCTGTTATTTCTACCCATTTCTTTCTACCCCACCTCAACCAGCCCAACAGGGAGGAATTATCTTTGTTGCCTTGGAATTTAAGTTGCCGATACCATGGCATCCCAAAAGGCTTGGCTTTTCTGCCTGTTGTTGACTTTTGTGTGTTCTCTTCACATCAATGTCATCCCTGGGATTGCTGCTACTCAAGAtgacaatgatgatgatgatgacaatgATAAAGAACATGGAGATTTGAAGGATGACGATCATGACAACAATGACAAAGACGAcaatgatgatgacgatgatgacaaAGACGacgacgatgatgatgatgatgaaaaaGATGACGGTGATaaaaatgatgatgatgaagacGATAAGGATGACGATaatgaagatgatgatgatgaggatgatgacaacgatgatgacgatgatgaagGTGATGATGACCATGACgacaatgatgatgatgatgatgatgatgatgatgacaatgacgacaatgatgatgatgatgatgatgacgatgatgacgacGATGATGACGATGACAATGATGacgacgatgatgatgatgacgatgacaATGATGACGacgacgatgatgatgatgatgatgatgatgacaacAATAAAGGCCATGACAACAATGATGGTgaagatgatgatggtgatgatgatgatgatgatgatgatgatgatgatgatgaagatgatggTGACAACAAGCATGACAACAATGAAgatgatgaagatgatgatggtgatgatgaccatgacaacaatgatgatgacgatgacgatgatAATGGCGAGGATGACCAGGACAACAATGATGACAATAAAGACCATCACGAcaatgaggatgatgatgatgatgatgatgatgatgacgacaaAGAGCATGACAACAAtaaagatgatgatgatgatgatgatgatgatgacaaaGAGCATGACAACAAtaaagatgatgatgatgatgataatgacgATGACGATAAGAAAGAAGATGAGGAAGGTAATTAaataagagaaacaaaacactttcACTTTGAACTAGTGATAGTTGCTAAGTTCCATCTTTAAGAGCAGTCGTTCTGCTGATAGATGTTCCATTAAACCACTTCTGTAATGAATGGAAGCATCACCCTAGCAACACCAATGGAAAATAAGGGAGTGATGGCTTTAACaaattttctgaattttttttgtgGAATCTTGCAGTTCACAATCCCAAGTGTGAACTCCTGTGACACTAGAACACCTTCTGATCTGGATACAATCTGTGGTACCCAATACTTTACCAAAGTCACCTGAATGAATAGGGATGTCATCTACTGTAATATTGGTCACAAACAACAATTGGTCTGTATGTTCCTTGGTGTCAGAAGTACAAATTTTAGACTCTGCAAAAATTTTGtgaacgtttttttttaaatcaaatgagTTACAATAAAACAAACTTAAGAATTTGAAGTGGTCACTCCAATTTATTTCCTGCCACGTTAGTAGGGTGCATTAAATTTGGTCTTAGGGAAGGCTGTGTGGGTGAAGGAGTGGAGTTAGTTCTCTTTGTGAAGTTAGGGACTGGATGTATTACTGCTCTCAGTTTGAGAAACTTGAAGGAATCCTGTTCAGAGAATCAAAGGGAGATGCTGGAAAATCCCAGACAGGGAACTTCTTCTGACTTATTCCCTGCATTTTAAATGATAAAAGCAGATTTGTTGATTCTTGAAATGGTTGTTGTAAGGGGAATATGATGTGGCAGGTCCTTTATTGTCTACATAGAAGGCAAGGTCACTTTTAGAAGCAACGACTCCTCCCTTAAATTGTCATACGTCCAAGTGCCATCTGCCACGAATGATAGTGTTGTACAAGTAGTCCTTCTATAATATGATGGtcgtgttcttgtgcaaccccacattatcGAAAGATCGCACTTTAGAAATaacgcttaaagtgttggtgatgtaattgcgttacagccaacacacgttttaaagagttagaaacagtgtccccagtttgtCAATTGTATTAAAGGAATTTGTGGTAATGAAacgcatgttatagcagaacgacctgtaaatGATAGTCCCTTTGAGAAAGAATCGGAGGGGATCCAGCCACAACATAGAGCAGTTGTTGGAGCTGAGATTAAGCAGTAGGGTTTCTGTGGTGCAGCAGTAATGTCTCTACCCTTCAACCAAGTGACCCAGCTTCACGTCCCATCTCCTCCAAAGGTGCGTATGTTAGcacctctgaacaagttgatgagAAAGGCTGGGATTTTAGTCCCGTCCCTCTCTATTCCTATCTTTCCCAATTGTAGATTTGTTACACATTTAGTTGGTTTAATTAGTTCATATAGTGGTGCGTCTACAAAATGGACCCAATGCCTTTAGCAAAAGATGTACACCATGGAGGCTGAAGTGCATTATTTCCACCAACTCCATTTTCATTTAGTCCCCTTTCTACCTTACCCTCACTTTTATTAGAGTTGTTGGTTCCACTTTGTCGTTAGAAACAGGAGTGATGCGGGACTTGGTGAGAAACAACATTCAATAATGTCCCTAGGCAGAAAAAGGCAAGTTACATGtagctgtgtttttgtttgtAGTTTAATTAAGTGGATTACTTGACAAATTGGTGGtgggtttttaaaatatatttaaaaaaatcatttggcTGGGTTTTTCACAGAAGGGGAGGTGGTCAGAAAAGAGCAGGAATAGACTacaaaacatgaaaaaaaattgttgtgGAAGACTGACTActtcagtgagtgaatgattttGCAATGGAATAATTGCaagtagggtggcacagtggctcaatagtGCCTAACAGAggcaagggacccgggttcgattccagcctcaggtgactgtgtggggtttgcacatcctccctgtgcctgtgtgggtttcctccaacaatccaaagatatgcaggtcaggtgaattggccatgctaaattacccatagcgttcggtgcattagtcagagggaaatagttctgggtgggttactctttggatgttcggtgtggacttgttgggccaaatggcctgtttccacactggagggaaccTAATCTGTTTGGTTTGGTTTGTCCAGAAGATCTCTGAGCTGTTGGGATTTGCATTGCATTGGGTCACTGTGATGTTCTGTAGCTGTTCTTAGCAGCTATATTATTTGTCGAGATGTTCAAGCAGATAtatccatttatccccactccAGTGCATTGCAGTTCTGTGCACGCCTGAGTTTATCGGAGCATATTTGATGAGGTTGAGGCTACGGGGATAGAGGCTGACTAAAACCAGTTGGTGCTCTGGTTAAGGTGGCTCACGCATTCCGATAATGGATTCTGCTGGAGCTCTCCCTGGATGGTATTTCCTGCAATGCAGCAGAGATGACTTGTTACTGCCGACGTGAGACTGTCTTGGTGCCGACCACATACCGTTACGTTCAGTTGGGTTCTGTCCATCCGCTCAGTTACCAGGTTATTTAATCGCCTGCCCTCAGTCTTGGTTAGAGTCAAGCAACGCATGGTGAGAATTTCCTCAGGTGACCTTCACTTCCCAGAGAGAAAACTGATGGACAACTCAGAGAAAAGCAAATTTCCCAGTTGATTAGCAGAACAGCAATGAATAGTAATTGGGGGTAGAGGCTAATGTGATGGTGAGGTTTTGGTGTAGTGGTTATGTCACTGAGCTGGTAATCTAgcgcacacccccccccccacccccccccccccctccccattttattagacatgggttcaaatcccacccatgGTAAACTAGAATTCAATTTTTAATGAAATCTTGAATTAAAACCGATGACCATATCAGCACGGTTGATCCTTATGAAggaaaacctgtctggttcatCCATGCCTttttgggaagaaaatctgtcatccttaaccCGGtcagacctacatgtgactccagacccacaatgatTTGGAATGATAccgtacagaaggaggccatttggcccattgtgtctgcactggctcccaaaagagctgcccagctagtcccactctccagcctgatctccataaccctctaaatttattcctttcaaatatatattcaaaTATATATTTGAAACCTCCAAAGGAATTCACCTCCACCAGTCTCCCAGGCAGCATATTCCAAATCCTAAAAACTCCctgagtaaagacatttctcttcatctcactccCAGCTCtgttgctgacaatcttgaaactgTGACCCTTAGTGACTGACATACCAGCGAGTGTAAACAGAACGTCCTTCTTTACCCTGCCCAAATTgttcctaattttgaactcctcaataaggtcacctctttatttctctgctccaaggagaataagcccaatcCCTCTCacctttccttgtatctaaaatctttCATTCCCAGTGTCATTCTcgcaaatctcttttgaactctctccaggTCTTTAGCCCTCTGTAGTTGACTGTTAACTACCCTTATGCAAAGAGTGGTGGGTAATGAATGTGAATCctgccaatgatgcccatatcctgtaaAC of the Hemiscyllium ocellatum isolate sHemOce1 chromosome 33, sHemOce1.pat.X.cur, whole genome shotgun sequence genome contains:
- the LOC132831359 gene encoding protein PFC0760c-like; protein product: MASQKAWLFCLLLTFVCSLHINVIPGIAATQDDNDDDDDNDKEHGDLKDDDHDNNDKDDNDDDDDDKDDDDDDDDEKDDGDKNDDDEDDKDDDNEDDDDEDDDNDDDDDEGDDDHDDNDDDDDDDDDDNDDNDDDDDDDDDDDDDDDDNDDDDDDDDDDNDDDDDDDDDDDDDNNKGHDNNDGEDDDGDDDDDDDDDDDDEDDGDNKHDNNEDDEDDDGDDDHDNNDDDDDDDNGEDDQDNNDDNKDHHDNEDDDDDDDDDDDKEHDNNKDDDDDDDDDDKEHDNNKDDDDDDNDDDDKKEDEEGEEEAGGYKDGSLCSYCTFCEHCDDCDKCPCEEGDKSEHCEDCKYCQFCYVCPVICETVCKPGSYVDEFSSTIYQSIANVFEQSEH